A window of Malania oleifera isolate guangnan ecotype guangnan chromosome 2, ASM2987363v1, whole genome shotgun sequence genomic DNA:
AATGATTAGGAAGATCGGGGTGGTGAAGCTAGGTGGTTGGTCCATGAAAATTGCCTTAGATAAAGAGACCTACAAGAACACATTATTCACATCAAGTTGGCGAAGAGACCAACGATTAGTCACAACATAAGTAATAACCGAACACATATAGGTTTGACAATAAGACTTAGGTTTCAGAAAAATCAATCCCAAGTCGTTGATGAAAACCTTTCGCCTCTAAGGGAGCTTTATAATGAGCTATGGACCCTTCAAGATTCCTCTTAATACTGTAGACCCACTTACACTGAATAACATTTTGTGTGGGGGTTCGTTGAACAAGAGACCATGTGTGATTGGAGAGTAATGCATCGTATTCATCGCTCATGGCTTGACGCCATGAGTGATGTTGCTGAGCCTGTTTGAAGGTGGAGGGTTCGGGGATGGGAGTGGTTGTGGTGGTGTGAAGATTAAGAATACGTTTTGGTTTTGTAATGTTATTACGTAGTGTGGTATTATAAGGGTGAGGTTCAACTGGAATTGAAGATGAGCGAGAGGATATTGGAGATGAGATACTTACCTATGAAAGATTGGATGCATCCCAAGATGGAGGCGTGGAGAAGGAGCCCAAGAATGAGATGTCCTAGTTCAAAGATTCAATCTTGCAAGAAGGAAACTCACCATGCAAATTAGAAATAAGAAGAGAAGATATATGCTTGACTTGAAGGGTAGAGGTGATAGGCAACTGGAGTTATTAGGAGAAGATACATGAATGGAAACTTGGGTAGGTTCATGAGTTGGTTTGGATAACCAAGTGGCCGAGGGAGACAAGATTGAGGGTGACTCGGTATGAGATGTTTTATTCTAGAAGGGAAATGCATTTTCCACAAAAACTACATGTCTAGAGATGAAGAGTTTATTTGTGGAGGGATCAAGGCACATATAGACAAGATGTGGAGTTGAGTAGTTAACGAATACACTAGGAAGGGATCGCGGTTGGagtttgtaatgacccaaaaattacaccatattttaaaatatatatatatatatatatatataaattacttTGTTACCCCTGTAATActtactataacatctcaggccccaaatgagcactgaggtatccctgtacacaaattgacacacctatgcagcaaaaaaacataaagtcatacacccatatttataatactagaattcagtgtttccaaaccatacatacatatttacatgtcaccccagtatcatctatccaaaatacaatcccctgaatACATTTACCATTAAAACAAggtagtacaaaagatctctctacctgcgagcctaatctgctcgccaagctagatcacctgaaaaatgttaaatcactaggacgAGACAACAAtaagtaagaggaaatatgttattactagtgtgtggcgactgagtttcgCAAATACTATACTGACAATATTTGAAACTATAAAAGCTGGTAAATTAATATATAGTAtaatttgcatctatcatagtttaaggTATAACtgtaatttctgaattttctacttttcataattctagtatcatactatatttgctgatattctgtaaatctgtatacatatacataactgggATGTTTACTCtggaaaactatatgtcatgatttaacccctcgtgacagggttgtgcggcccgtagcgggacttaatcctggttagCCTATCAGGTAAGTCAACTGTGCTCTACCATTCCTCAGCCCGGCTAAACTGCAACCTCTCTTAGGCACAGAattggtaactacctcgtcaaaccggccaacTCAACCCTGTCTTTTGGGGAGTCTACAAACTCTCAAAGCctacaacctctcctaggcacagaattggtaactacctcatcaaaacagccacctcaacccagtcttttGGGGAGTCTACAAACTCTCAAAGCACGGTTGACGgaaaccatccacacactatttaagatgtgtggttgcacttttaactatactagcaacggtaccatgctctgctaactaaacataacttgattcatcaaggtctgatattgtatatactatttctataaatatcctactgttttcatcatgattccaaaataaccataacactataattctgatatgaaaatactataatatcttactaaaataactgtaatatctgactataATACTTGTACTATCTGACTATTATTTCTgtctgaataatctgtaatgtctgagtgttatggttttggaaaatatgacattctgtaaatattgtaaaatactTGTTTGTATAATATAGGTTAAATATCTGTCGGGTAAATATCTGtttataaaatatatctgtctatatatacactgtaaatcatgatattctgaaaaactatataaattttgcACTAAACAAATACCTACTCAAgtcacacaattaataaaacaagtgttctgaaatctgtaaaactgtataatttataccctataccttaataaaaaaatattataatttactgataatatttatgaatttactagcatagcatatttcccttaccaaaCTGGCTGGGAGGTTGCCTCCAATTTTATCCTTATGCTCacggcgtactatccccaaaatctcgaaataatacatatatacatatttccaataaatcaactatatttctctgAACATACATACTCAcaattttctgaattataatttacctaggctcctAGAAATATTCACTAGGGTCCTCAGCCCATGtctacagggtcccaaaaacaccctagtcctgaaatcataacaccctaatttattccacaaaacaccaatatattccCACATTactcaaaatctaaactcaaataagcctaataaaattgaaaacacccaaataatctacttaccctgattttgggatggtgctcaagttgcCCCAATTAACAATCTATtctagtagacttgtagagaaactccccaggatcaacgtggcaGCTTCTGATTGTTGAACCGAGGAGTAACGAAGcgagaaatttagagagaaggagaaagaactgagttagagagagaaagaaaagagaaaaaatgaaATCCTCTTGCTGAAACCGgattttctactatttatagacctttttccACATGTTCTTgtcaacgagtcacgtcacctcatcgacgagttcgagaagggagttcgtcgattaGCACctaacccttgtcgacgagttttaggccccgaaaatagcccctcggtaaactctaatcgacgagacacgcgtccatgtCCACGAGCCCTTCGCATTCGTCGACTAGGGCCTGCTTCatccccctttaaaattctttttccttctcttttatttattatttaattcctataatttTCTGGGTTACTACAGAGTTTGTGAGAGGAGTAGGGTAATAACCATGGGTAACATAGAAAACCAAATTTTCTTAAGGATAAATAATTAGGTGACTGCTTAAAGAGATGAGACAAAGGAGATTTGTTACATGTTACCAGAGAGGGCATTCGGTTGATGAGGTAAACAATAACTTGAAATGCTAAGGACCAATATTTGAGTGGAATAGATGCTTGATGTAGCAAAGCAAGCGCAGTTTCAACAACGTGGCGATGTTTACGCTCAGCTGTGTCAATATGTTCAGGGGGTGTGAAGAGGATATTTGAGATGTTGAATTCCAACCTGAGAGAGAACATGACCGAGACAAGTGGTTTTGCCACTTCTATCTGTATAAATAGTTTTAATCATtgtagaaaaataattttcaacaagAGAATTAAATTGTTCAAATATGGAAGTAACATCTGATTTATTTTTGGTTGGAAAAAGCTAAGTACATTTGGTAAATAAATTTAGAAAGATAACGTAATAGTGAAAATTATCAAAAGAAAGGAGAGGAGCAGGTATTCAAACATCCATAAATAGATTTTTTAGAGGTCTAGAACAAGTTAATGAAAAAAATGCCAAAAGGGAGTTTGTGgcttttattaaataaatatgcATTGCAAGAATTAGAAAAAGAACTGGACTTAGATAAAGGTAGTTTATGAGATGCAATGATTTGATGAAGAATTTTGGAGGACGGATGACCAAGACAACTTTGCCAGAAATTAATGGTCGGAAGGGAAGAACTAGACTAAGTTGTTGTGAGAGTTGAATGTTGTGGTGAAGAAAATGGTATGCTCACTGAAGTTGGCTACTCATATACATTTCCTCTACTCTAGCCTCGCACCAAGGATGCCCTCGTGGTTAGATCCTTAACAAGAAAGAAGCCAAGAAAAAATTCAATAGAGGTGTTATTGTGAGAACAAAATTGAGAGACAGAAAAAAGATTTTTCTTGATGTTGGGTGCACACAAAACATTGTTGATTTTGAAAGTGGAATAAAAGGAATTAGGAGTGGTAAATCCTATATAAGTAATAGGGACGTTATTACCATCTCCAACCATGATTTCTTCATTCCCACCATACTCAGAGAAAATAGGGAGGTTTTGCAATAGGTGATATGATGAGATACCCCAGAGTCAACTATCCAAGCTGACTCATTACTCGGACTCTCGTGAGTTGTGAAGTTGGCTTGCGGCCAGATGGTGGGTGAGGGATGTGATTTGCATACTTTGGCAACATGGCCAGGTTTGTCACACAATTGACAAATGACACGAGGTTGATTCCCATTGAAGTTAGGCCGCCAATTCTAATTTGAGTTGTTGGATGAAAATCCTGGAGTGTATGGACTGTTGGAAAATTTTTGGTTGCCACGGTTTCCATAGGAATTATGTTGGAATTGATTGTTGTTGTTCCCCGGGTAGCCATTATTGTTTCCTCTGTATTTTGAATGTTTTTGGGAGGTATTAAAGTTGCCGTTTTTACCTTTTTTGTTGTGTTGCTTATGTGAATATTGAGCAGTGATGACAGAGTCTTCTTTTGTCGAGTCTAATTGCTTGAGACTCGTTTCATAGTCTATAATTTTTTCGACTAATTCTTTGAAGGAGATGGGTGATTCTCTCGTAAAGCAACTTTGAGCTCTTTGTAATCATTGGTGATACCATTGAGCGTATGAACCACTATTTCTCCATCACTCAAATCATGTCCAATCATAGCAAGATCATCAATAATAGTTTTAACAGTTTGTATAAATTCAAAAATGCTTTTTCCTTCTTGACTAACCTTGGTGAGGGAGTCAATGAGATCAACCATCCAAGTATTATATTTATTGGTGTAGGTAGTTTTGAGTTTGCGCCAGGCCTCCTCAGCATTTTTACACCAATATACAATCGGCCCTGCTGGTCCAGTGACAACTGTTTGGATAGCAAGAAGTAGTAGTCGATCTTGACGAATCCAAGTTTTGTATTTTGGATCGTCGGCTGGTGGGCATGGATGAGTTCCATCTACAAATCCCATGGGATCATACCCAAGGAGAAGGTTTGTCATCTGTGAGTTCCACATCGAATAGTTTCCTCCTTTGGAAAGTTTATGAGGAATTGGTGTGGCTGTGTTGATCGAGACAACATGAGAGGGGAGAGGATTTCCACTATTGGACATAACCATGACATCACTTGATTCAGTCATGTTTGAGGAGCTAGAACGAGATGAAGACAGAGCtgtgggctctgataccataaagagAAGGTATTGATCTTCATCTTTGATTCTAAATGATACATAGCTTTATACAAGTAAAGACCGACAGTATAAAAGGAAACTAACGGAGGAAATGAATCCTGGAGATCAACTAAATATACTCACAGTAATTACAGAGCAAATAAAGATTGTTTCGATATATTTGGAGCTAAGAATCAATGAGAGAATTATGGCTTGACTTGAGGAGCAATGGATGGCTTGAATGGAGGAGCAATGAACGTTGTTGACTTATCACCCTGCACTTATTGCTCATCTTTTTCTCCTCTTTAAATGGGAAGCTCTCTTTTTCTTCGTTTTAATTTATGTAATGTGCAGAACTTCATTGTGTTGCTGAGTTTGTTTATTAGGGTGGTTGTGTTTGTTGGATGTATAGATGGTTCCCTCTAGCTGCAAATGATTGTGTGTGATTCTGCCTGAGAAGTTTGCTTAATTTAGTTATACAAATAATGTAAAGAGTGTGAATCCCCATATACAAATGTGGGCAGTAAGGTTCTTGTGCTTGCTAACAAAAATGATACTGGAGCCAAAATAGAGCTGGGACTGGTTTCCACTTCATGCTTTAATGATATGCTTTTATCCAGGTTTATCGTATTAATGGTGATCTTCATAGGAGTGGTTCGGGAGACCATCCATTCTCAATTTACCAGATTAGGCAATTTTTTTTTCAGTTTCATCTGGGATTATTTCCTACTAAAATCAAGCCTTCTTCACATAGCTGCTCATGCAACTTCCTCCCTGCTAGGGAACTATACATCAGAGCAAATTATTTTTGGTCAAGAACTGTCATCCATCCAAACAAAAGTGCCTCAAAGACAGTTGCATGGTCTTGCATTCTGTCCAACATTGCATCCAGGACACTCAAATTGCATTATGCAATTCCAAATCCGAGTCCCCAATTTTGCAACTGATGTCTAATTTCACTCAGTTTAAAGTCTAAGCTCCAATTCTAATGTTTCCAAACACAGCCAGGTTATAATCCTTTCCATACCTTATTACATCacatttcttcctttttttttttttcttttttttttaagataatatAAACCAACAGTGTGGTCTAATTCTTGTTTTTTCACTGTTCGCAGATCTTGATGAGTACGAGTACTCAATTATCTTTTTTGGTTCTCAAATGGGAAATGGATCTTCCTGTAAAACCTGGCAGTCCTCTTTGGCACATCGAAGACCTGTTAATGCAATGACTGGGTCTTGAATGCTGCACTCACTAACCAATGCTAGAAGGGTTAGTAGATAACCTGGTTAAAAATATTGCTATTAATCTGGCAATGAAATATATGTTTGATTCTCAATTAACATGTCAGTTTTGGATGCTTTTGCATAATGCTAGAGAATAAAAGAAAATcaaccgagagagagagagagagatttactGACAGATAATTGAAAGGGCCACTTCTGGCTGCGTTGCAGTATAGATAACACAGTCCCATTTCCCCACCGTGATTCCTTATTTTATTCATTATACAAGGAATCAAGATTGGGAATAACTAGGGATTGATCCACCTTTAAATTTCATTGGGAAGAGCTAGTTGATCCACCTTTAATGTCCACAGGGAAAGCTCCCTCCACGCAGCCACccaaatatttaataacaaaattTAGTACCAGCCCCGCCCAAATGaagcaaaataaaaaatagtgaaaaatattttcaattaatgaTGACAATTCACTTATCAGAACTTCGCACAATGACTTGGCAGACCCGTCTTGTGATCAGCAGTTACAATCTCTGTCACTTGGCATTCAAGCACATCTTGCCCCAACTTTGCTCCTGCTGCCTTTAGCCCTCTCAGAGAACATGCCTGGTTGAAGAGGTTCAGCGCTGGCAGCTTTGAGGCTGGGGGCATCTTCCCACCCGGCAAGAAGGTTTGAAAGTCTTCCTTCATCAATGGCACCACAAAATCTGACTTGTCATGCCGAAGGACATTCTCTTTTGAGCTAATGTGAGCCCCAGGCTCCATATGGTTGGTTGAGAAGCTTGCCTGGTTTGGAAAGTTGGGATAGAGACTAACATAGCCCCTAAGGTACATCATGTCAATCAGAAACTTCTTCCATGAAGCCTGCCAGCCATTTGTTCGAGACTTTGGGATCTGAACTGGATTTTTCTTGGCATCTTCAGTAAATCTCATATTCATATAGGCATAGAATTCCCTCCATTGCTTTGGGAAGAAAACAGCACCCCAGCTGCAGGGTAGCTGGTGGAGGTAAGGTGTGTTTGGGTGGATGCGCATGAAGAACTGGGTTGCATTCCATTTGGGTCTTTCTTTCACAACTTCAACCAAACGAGGTGTGTAAAGAGAGATTGAGGAGAGTTCAGGGAGAGACACTTGTGGGTCATAATGGTAGGCTAAGAGGGCATATTTGATCCATAGGTAGTAGTAAGGAGAGACCTCAATGTCATCTTCAAGAAGAAGGCCATAATCGTCATCGGAAGACGGGTACCAGCTCTCACTGACAGCTCGGATGAGTCCTCCTTGGACGATTCTTCTCCTGACAGTTTGGGGGCCGTGTGGCCACTCAAATGAGTTCACAACTTTTAGAGTTTCTGCATCCACTTTGCTGTCCATGTTGAAGCTAATAGGGATTTCATCCCCAATATAGTAAGCATCGCTGAGAGATTTTAGAAGCCTCATTAGTGAAGTGGCTCGGTTTTGGGTGATAATGTTGACAGATATCCGCATCCGGTTCCAATCTGCATGTAATACATCGGTTTTAGAGACTTGCAAATCTAACATTCAGAGGTGAAAAGTGGTGAGGTGCCTCAACATTTTGATTATCTTTTCATCTTAATTGAAATTCTAGAGCAAGTATCAACTCAATTTAGGTATTCATGTCTTATCTATTTTTGCATGTTACATGAATTAACAGACATTAAGTGCAGTATACTCACTTGGCAATGCTGTGGATCGTAGGTTAGCCATCCAAAGAACTTTTGAAATGGAAGATCTTGGCAAAAAAACCAGATTTGAACCATTTGAATTGGGTTCTGTTGCCATCTTCAAAGCTTTCTTTACATTGTAATCAATGTCAGACACTGTGATCACCAAACTGGGATTGTGAATTTTGATCAGTCCTTTCATGCTAGAGTAGACTGCTTGCAGCACCGGTACCTCTGAGTTTGACATTCCTGAAAGAGCCCCAACTCCTAAATCAAATATCTTAAATCTTCTCTCTTTACAAACTGATTTAGGCCATTTCAAAGCCGTCGCAGCATCCTCACAGGGGCAGAAATTGCCTCCAGAAAGAGCAATGTAAGCCTTCTTGCCAACAGTAGATCTGAATTTTTGGAGAAGAGGTGCAAGTGCTTTAACTTCTTCAATGGAGTGTGCATAGAAGAGCGCATCTATTTTCTGGGGATACATTGCAGCCCACTGTGTCACGTAGCCAGTAGAGAAGGCTGTCCACCATTGATCATCTCGGACCTGAACAGTGTTTTTGAAGATTACAGTTGTTTCGGAGACATATGCAAGCCTGTGTTCACTATCACCCCAAGTTTCGTTGTCTTTCTGATCAACTGGAAGAACAAAAGAGCCAGCATTTCTGTACTTCTGAAGCTGATAGCTGCATGTTTTTAGTAACATAGTAAAGCCATTAGAAGCTAAATCATCAAGTGCTGAACGCACAAATGATTATCTAGAATCTTTTCTATAGAGACGGTGTTAGAATGTTGATCCTAGTATATAAAGAAATACATATACGCATATATGCATGCTTGGTTCCTAAAAGAAGTATACCCATTTTTACATTGTTGCATTATTCTCTCTCTGAAATAATACTGcctatattgtggtatttatattttTACCAGATATGGTAAAGTGATTTGAGGGTAAGTTGACATGCTtgaaatcttaaatttaaatcaGGAACCAAACATGGGGACTGATAACGTTATGAATGTTTCATGATCTAATTACCAACTAAAAAGCTTatcttttttaataaataaatcacGGTTAGGTTATGGATAGTGAAAGGTCAGAATAAAAAAGATGACTCTTAAGTAATGTTTCAAATGCTCTCTGAGTCAAGTTTCAACTTTCAGACCAATCTCCACACAGATTTAGTTAGTTGACCACTCGTTCTTTTTTATCAGTCGAACCCCCGATTGGTCAAACTTTGGTGCACTTGCACATAAATTTATTTCAATCAAGATTATCAAACGTTATTTGATCCTTACAAATTTGATTTTCTATTTGTACTGAAAATAGTTTTCCAAATGTAAGTCTGTAGCAGCTATTTCTTGTTCGCCATGTGCACACGTGTGTATTATTGAGCATTTGACCcctgtgaaaatatatttatgtgGGGTGGGTGTCAAGGATACCATTGCAGTGATGTGGCATCCTACGAGTGGTTGGACCCTTAATGTGTGGTAGAGCTCAACCAATCACGGCATGCCACATCAACCCTGTAACGTTCACTACGTGATGGACAAATTTTATGACAATCTTGACACATGGTTCAATTAGTTCACATCCAAAAGATTTGGTTGGTTGGTTGAAAGTCTGATAAATAAACTGGGTTGTACTCTTTGATGACAAAGCATTTCCATTACACCATCTCAAAATAATTACATAACTGATTTTGGTCTAAAAAAATTAATGAGGCCAAAAATGGCCTTCCAACATAGCAGTTGACAAGGCTTCTATAAACCACTAGCAGTTGAcaaaaaaactttttaaaaatttcaacacTACTCAAAACATTTCACTAGTTGACTTCAATTGATGAAAGTCTAGAAATTGTCATAGTTAAACGGTTAATCCCGTCCATTTAACTGTTGACTTCATGAATTTGTTGAACCACTATTACTCGGAAAATTATAATCAAACATGGAAGGAGGATGGATTCAGAGAGACATACCTAAGGTGCAGATCTTCTCCTGTCATGAAGGTGAAGGGTGTCTCAATGAAGAGTGTTTTGACAAGCTCAGCAGATAGAAACCACGAGCTCGAGAGAAAATCCACCTGGACAATCTTATCAACTGTGATATCATAAGCAGGATCAGGCAAGTAGAGCCCTGCCTCCTTGGATCGGAACTTTCGGTAGCTTGGGAATGTGAAGTCCTTCTGTCGAAAAGGCAGAATCCGTCCTATGCTGCCCAATACTGAATTCCTGTACTTGTCTGTCCCTGCAACGTGTGACAAGATCTGCAGCATCTTCCTGCCCGGTATCATGTCATCATCTAGGATATATACCAGATCAGCTTCTGTCTGCAAAGCCAGTTGGAACCTTCCATAGTACTTGAAATCGTAGCTTGAACTGATAAAGCTGATCCTTGAATCGTTATAGCTATCAACAATGCTCTTCAGCGATATCTCTTTCGGGCTTCCGAACGAAAGCACCCAAACGTGGTGAAAGGGAAGAGTCTGCTGAAGCAGAGAATCCAGCTGGGCACAAAGTGTTTTCCTTTTGAAGTGATTTAATATCACAGTCACTTTGGGTTTGTTTGGACCCTGCAAGTCCCACCTGGACTTCATTGCCATTAGTTCGGAGAGTGTTTCGGTGCCAATGAACTTGCTTTGGAAGTCCAGTACCTCATCGTAAAGCTCCCTCTTCAACTTGATCATCTGAGCATCATTAGACTTCTTCTGTGTGAAGTCTATCTTCTCGTGCTCGCAGACCTCGGATGGCTTGACCACAGGTGGGATTTCAGCTGGGACAAGGGAAGACGCTTCCAGTTGGTTGTGACCGACAACATGGGGAGGGATGATGAACTGTCTCCACTGCTGTGCGATTCGGGTTGCCCAAGAAAAGTCTGGTTGGGTTCTCAAATCTATTGGAGGACTCATGTAGTACAGAAGCAATGTTGCATATATTGCAAAGGCAAATTGCAGACAAGTGAGAGCCGCGACGAGCCGAGCAGAGACGCTTTTCTGAGCTCTCAACTTGGCCTTTCCCCCAACATACTCGCTGAGCATGCCTTCCAGGATATCCCCACTTCTCATGCTTCGAACTATAGCCATGTCAAAACACTTGGAGCGAACCTGCAAAAAGTCCAAAAATCAAAACCCATTAAAATCAATCATATAGTTATGACATGCACATGCATAAACACAAACAAAACACAAAACTAACAAAAATAAATGAAACTCGACAAAGGCCAACACGGACAACCCAAAATAAGCAGTTCGAGTTATCAACTCAAGAATGAACTTATGAACTCTTCTTCCATATACAGGGAGCTCTGTGTGGTTGAGAGATTATGAAAGAGAGGAGGGGGTGTTGCTGAGGTTTGAAGTTTGAAGAGCAATGGATCTCGAGCCGAAGGGgtttttatattatgaaaaattGTGGTGAGAGTGAGGAAATGCAGCAAGCAAAGGGTCACATGGGCAAAACGCTTATTAAGATACAAAATATCGTTAATGACGCGGTGCCTTCATTACTTGGTCATACATTTTCTCCCTCAGCACAATTTTTAAAAGCCGGTTTTGATGCCTTAAAACTGGGCAGCCCCTGCGTTTTTGGCACTGCCCCTGAATCACTACAAAACCACCATTGCCTTTCTGTTTATTCCTATTTTTTCTCTTCATCTCTGCCTCTATAAATGAGCTCTAAGGTGGGAAAAAAATCCCATGAAAAGTATAACTGAAGAAACTACAAAACCAACTTCATTTATGAGTTTCCGAGAATcccaataaaaaagaaaaaaagaaaaaagggaatgTGTCCTTTAATATTAAAATTGAAGGTACCCCATTTCACTGAGTGTCCTTATTTCTTCACAGAGAtcaccaaaaaagaaaagaaaagaaaaggaaagaaaagaaaaaaggaaattccTAAGTTTGGAACAAAAAACACATCCGAAATGTATGCACCTGAAGACACTTTATTCATTGAATCCAAccctttttccccttcttttgcaTAAAATTTGCattaaagaagaaataaaattaGCTTAACGGTTTTAGGCTTGGCCATGGGAGTCCATGCTTGACGGAAATTAAAACTTTACCACTTCTTATGCCCACAACTATGAAATATCAGAGCTATGTATTTGAAGATTAACTCGATTAAATTTTTTTGATTCTAAAACCTGAGGGAGTaaacaaaatttctattttttttttaagttggaATTGTGATTCAATTTCCAGGGAACAGAGTATCTGCCTGGAGAAGCTCAAAACACGAAAATAGATGTTCCCAATACAAGAGAAAATTCAGTAACAAAGAAGACAACCAGTTAGTCATACTCATTACCTTCACAACAAGAAAGgaatccagagagagagagagagagagagagagagagaagatttctTCTTCAGCAAATTAGCTGAAGCTAAACCCAAGCTTACAATACCAACGTTAATGGGTTTTAAGCAGTCGGTGGGGGGAGTTTCAGAGAAGGAATATAATTTGCAAGAAAAGAGAGATTTGAGTGCTGTGGATATTTAAGTCAAAAAACTAAATAAAGAAACAAGTAAAATATATAAATAGATGGGGTAGAGTGTGTTGACTCGCGCATGTAGAAACACGTAGCAGGATACTCTGTTAATGCCTTTTGGCCAAACTTGTTCATGCTGAATTAAAAAAACCAGGGCTCCATTTGCTTGCAGAAGATAGGATTCAAATGGGTTTGGTCGCTTATCAAGAAAACAGAGATTGATGAATAAATGAACACTTTAAgtgcaaaataaaataaaataaaataaatttggggATTGTGGGTTGACTTCTAAACTTCCATAATGCATAGATGAACATAGCAGCAACTCTGGTAATGCAGCCCGGCCAAACATGCTCAAGCAGTTGGCGCAATTTGCTTGCCAAGAGAACAGACGACGATTCAACTTGTTCAACTTGGCTTATTTGCTGCAAAGCAGAGTATTCAAATGGGTCTAGTGCTTGTCAAGCTGACGtacctaattattattattatttttttattttgctgCGGGAAGTGATGTAATTATTTGGCAGGGAAGATGATATTAGGGCCTAATGGATAAATTAGGATGGATATGCCTTAGTTTAGTTAGTTAACTACTTACCAGCCATTGGGATTTGAGCATGTCTctttatttttatgtttgtaaTAGAAATAATTAAgtttttatatagaaattttttttttgacctTTATCCCTAATATAAATAATTCTCAAGTCTTAAGTAAATATGGTTAAGTAATTGTAAACTTTTAACTAAAATTTAGAATTGgcaagaatatttta
This region includes:
- the LOC131149204 gene encoding uncharacterized protein LOC131149204, whose amino-acid sequence is MAIVRSMRSGDILEGMLSEYVGGKAKLRAQKSVSARLVAALTCLQFAFAIYATLLLYYMSPPIDLRTQPDFSWATRIAQQWRQFIIPPHVVGHNQLEASSLVPAEIPPVVKPSEVCEHEKIDFTQKKSNDAQMIKLKRELYDEVLDFQSKFIGTETLSELMAMKSRWDLQGPNKPKVTVILNHFKRKTLCAQLDSLLQQTLPFHHVWVLSFGSPKEISLKSIVDSYNDSRISFISSSYDFKYYGRFQLALQTEADLVYILDDDMIPGRKMLQILSHVAGTDKYRNSVLGSIGRILPFRQKDFTFPSYRKFRSKEAGLYLPDPAYDITVDKIVQVDFLSSSWFLSAELVKTLFIETPFTFMTGEDLHLSYQLQKYRNAGSFVLPVDQKDNETWGDSEHRLAYVSETTVIFKNTVQVRDDQWWTAFSTGYVTQWAAMYPQKIDALFYAHSIEEVKALAPLLQKFRSTVGKKAYIALSGGNFCPCEDAATALKWPKSVCKERRFKIFDLGVGALSGMSNSEVPVLQAVYSSMKGLIKIHNPSLVITVSDIDYNVKKALKMATEPNSNGSNLVFLPRSSISKVLWMANLRSTALPNWNRMRISVNIITQNRATSLMRLLKSLSDAYYIGDEIPISFNMDSKVDAETLKVVNSFEWPHGPQTVRRRIVQGGLIRAVSESWYPSSDDDYGLLLEDDIEVSPYYYLWIKYALLAYHYDPQVSLPELSSISLYTPRLVEVVKERPKWNATQFFMRIHPNTPYLHQLPCSWGAVFFPKQWREFYAYMNMRFTEDAKKNPVQIPKSRTNGWQASWKKFLIDMMYLRGYVSLYPNFPNQASFSTNHMEPGAHISSKENVLRHDKSDFVVPLMKEDFQTFLPGGKMPPASKLPALNLFNQACSLRGLKAAGAKLGQDVLECQVTEIVTADHKTGLPSHCAKF